The Chitinophaga flava genome has a segment encoding these proteins:
- a CDS encoding serine hydrolase domain-containing protein, whose translation MRYFPYLFVCLLSIGMVSCTKSDPKETTPVNPTQPTQPTTPTQSIDLSAVTQILNDSVPVRYNGKCYAIIHVNGKEVYTKGYGGFDGETQQPVASCSKWFAGAVVMSLVDEGKFKLSDTIGTFLPIFTTYGKGAITIAELMSLTSGFPGTSDKNYELNPLLTMAQSVDSIAKNVKQINPAGTFYYGRVSMHIAGRICEVVTGKSWSDLANQKIFGPCGMTKTDYGISGNPTPASSARTTPNDYIKFLDMLSNKGVATNGNRVLSEAAVTAMNQAQPITKTAYSTYLDLPNMYGIGHWRDIIATGDVLIESSSPGTYGSFPWINHPKNITGFIFTYMETDGPRTIATCQKIRAAVRNAVK comes from the coding sequence GTCATGTACGAAATCAGACCCAAAAGAAACGACGCCGGTAAATCCGACGCAACCAACGCAGCCGACAACGCCAACGCAGTCAATTGATCTCAGCGCTGTGACCCAGATTCTGAATGATTCTGTTCCGGTGAGGTATAATGGTAAATGTTATGCCATTATTCATGTTAATGGAAAGGAAGTATATACGAAAGGATACGGCGGATTTGACGGCGAAACCCAGCAACCCGTGGCCTCCTGCTCCAAATGGTTCGCAGGTGCCGTGGTAATGAGCCTGGTTGATGAAGGTAAATTTAAGCTCAGTGATACGATAGGTACCTTCCTTCCGATCTTCACTACCTATGGCAAGGGAGCTATTACCATCGCCGAGCTGATGTCACTTACTTCAGGCTTCCCTGGCACTTCAGACAAAAACTATGAGCTGAATCCTCTGCTCACCATGGCGCAGTCAGTAGACTCTATCGCTAAAAACGTGAAACAGATCAACCCCGCCGGCACCTTCTACTACGGCCGTGTAAGCATGCATATCGCCGGCCGTATCTGTGAAGTGGTGACCGGTAAAAGCTGGAGTGATCTGGCTAATCAAAAGATATTTGGTCCCTGTGGCATGACAAAAACAGATTACGGAATCAGTGGTAATCCTACTCCGGCCAGCAGTGCCCGTACTACCCCCAACGACTATATTAAATTCCTGGATATGTTGTCTAACAAAGGCGTAGCGACCAACGGCAACAGGGTGCTCAGCGAAGCCGCTGTCACCGCTATGAATCAGGCCCAGCCCATCACCAAAACAGCCTACTCCACCTACCTGGACCTGCCTAATATGTATGGCATCGGTCACTGGCGCGACATCATTGCCACCGGTGATGTGCTGATAGAAAGCAGCAGCCCTGGTACCTATGGCAGTTTCCCATGGATCAATCATCCTAAAAATATAACCGGCTTTATCTTCACCTATATGGAAACAGACGGTCCGCGAACCATCGCCACCTGCCAGAAAATAAGAGCTGCTGTTAGAAATGCAGTAAAGTAA